Genomic DNA from Halobaculum sp. CBA1158:
TCGGCCTCGCGGGCGATCGCCAAGAATCTCCGTCTTAGGGAACTGAAACGATGCGGGCGTCGCGATCGGACCCGGGACCGAAACCACTACCACGACACGCCGGCGACTCGCGGCACATGGACCCGCGAATCCGCGAGCACGCCGAGACCATCGTCGAGCACTCCATCGAGTTGGAGGCGGGCGACGACCTCGTCATCCAACTCCCCGGCGAGGCCGAGGACCTGGCGGTGGCCCTCCACGAGTACGCCGGCGACATCGGCGCGAATCCGGTACTGCTGAACAACTCCCAGCGCGCCGAGCGCGCGTACCTGCGCGCCCGCGAGGAGGACTTCGAACTCCCCGATCACGAACTCGCCCTCTACGAGGAAGCGGACGCGTTCGTTATCGCCCGAAGCGGCGGCAACGTCTCCGAGAAGGCGGACGTGGACCCGGAGACGACCGCCGACTACACGCGCGCTCGGCGACCCGTCCAGAAGGTGCGCCTCTCGAAGACGTGGTGTCTCACGCAGTTCCCGACGCAGGCGCACGCCCAACTCGCCGGCATGAGCACCGAGGAGTACGAGAACTTCGTGTACGACGCCGTCAGCCTCGACTGGGAAGAACAGGCGGAGTTCCAACGGCAGATGGTCGAGTTGATCGACGACGCCGAGGAGGTCCGGATCCGGTCGGGCGAGGAGACCGACATCACGATGTCGGTCGCGGGCAACACCGCACTCAACGACGACGGGAAAGCGAACCTCCCCGGCGGCGAGGTGTTCACCGCGCCCGTCAAGGACAGCGTGAACGGCGAGGTGTACTTCGATTTGCCGCTGTACCGCCAGGGCCGCGAGATCGAGGGCGTCCGACTCACCTTCGAGGACGGTCGAGTCGAGGCGTTCTCCGCCGAGCGCAACGAGGACGTGCTGGAGGGCGTGTTCAACACCGACGAGAACGCCCGCTACCTCGGCGAACTCGGGATCGGGATGAACCGCGCGATCGACCGGTTCACGTACAACATGCTGTTCGACGAGAAGATGGGCGACACCGTCCACATGGCCGTCGGATCGGCGTACCCCGAGACGGTCGGCGAGGGCAACGAGGTGAACGAGTCCGCCGAGCACGTCGACATGATCGTCGACATGAGCGAGGACTCCGTGATCGAACTGGACGGCGAGGTCGTCCAGCGGGACGGGACGTTCACGTTTGAGGAGCGCGAGGTCTGAACGAGCGGTAGCGAGTGAAGACCTCGGAGAGCGAACGGCGACCAGCGGGAGCCGTGAGCAGCGAGGCGTGAGGGAGCGAGCGTAGCGAGCGACCGAACGCCTCGGTAGAACGGCGGCGCGGTCCTCATCCCGCGCCGCCCACGAAAACCGCGAGGACGAGTGAGCGCGTAGCGCGAACGAGTCCTCGAACCGAGCGGGGAGCGTGCGCGGTCGAACGGTGCGGGGCCGACCGGAGGGAGGCCCCGGGCGAACGGGGAGCGATGTGACCCGTGAGCGAGTGAGACCGCGATGGCGAACGGCGAATGAAGCGAGCCCGGATCGCCCGGGCGCTCCACGGAGATCGCGAGACGTGAGCCGAACGCCTCGCGAGGCCGCTCCGCCCACAGAGACAGCCACGCCGAGTTGTCGCCGGACCTCCGGACGGTCACCGGAGTCCTTCACGAACGTGCGTGTACTAATTTGTTTCTCTCCGAGTCGTGGTCCGGGGATTTATGCCGGTGTGGTCGCCGTTCACACACGTGCCCAAGGTGAACTGTCCCGACTGCGGTCGTCAGATCGGAATGCACGAACTCGAGGCGAAGACGACGGCCCAGTCCGGCGGCTTCTCGACCCGGTACCGCTGTCCGTTCTGTCGGACGGACATGGAAGACGTGACCGAGTTCATGGTCTGACTCCGCGGTTCCACGACCGTTCCCATCGGGTTCTCCGGACCGTCGCGGGCGGAGGGCTACTCCTCGACGTCGAGGTCGAACTGGGCGTTCTCGACGACGGAGTTGAGCACGACCGAGGTGTTCGTCTCGCGGATGTCCTGGTCGGCCAGCAGTCCCTTGATCCCCTCGTTCATCTCGTCGGTGTCGCGGAACTTCCCGATCGCGATGACGTCGTAGTCGCCGGTTACCTCGTACACGGAGGTCATCTGTTTCTGCTCGCGGAGCCGGTCGACGATCTCGGGGAGCGCGCTCCCCTCGACTTTGAGCTGGACGATCGCCGTCACGTCGTAGCCGAGGCGGCCGTAGTTCACGCGGGGCGTGTACCCCTCGATGACGCCCTCGTCTTCCAGGTCGCGCAGGTGGTTCGAGACGGTCGTCACCGACACGTCCAGGTCCTCGCCCAGCGAGCGGAGGCTGGCGCGACCGCTTCCGAGTAACGCGTTGACGAGCTTGGCGTCGAGATTTTCGTACGTCATTACATTCGGCCACGGTCGCCTCCCTTTAGAATTTGACGATTGTCCAGTAGCAAGTCGTCGAAGGGGAAATTGCGCCGACCGTCAACTCCTATATACCGGGAGTGTATGTGGACAAACGCCTACAACATGACGGACGCAAATACCAAACCGGACGGCGGTCTCACCGCCGTCGAGCAGGACGTCATCGACGAGATCGACGAGAAGGGGATCGACTTCCTCCGCCTCCAGTTCACCGACATTATCGGGACCGTAAAGAACGTCTCCGTACCCGCGAGCCAGGCCGAGAAGGCGTTCACCGAGGGGATCTACTTCGACGGCTCCTCGATCAACGGCTTCGTCCGGATCCAGGAGTCGGACATGCGCCTCAAGCCCGACCCCGAGACGTTCTCGGTGCTCCCGTGGCGGACTCGTCCGGGCGAGGAGGGCGGCGCGGCACGCCTCATCTGTGACGTGATCGACACGTCGACGGGCGAGCCGTTCGAGGGCGACCCCCGCCGCGTGCTGAAGAACGCGCTCGATCGCGCCGAGGAGATGGGATACGAGGTCAACGCCGCGCCCGAACCGGAGTTCTTCCTGTTCGAGGAGGACGAGGACGGCCGCGCGACGACCGACACCGGCGACCACGGCGGCTACTTCGACCTCGCGCCGAAGGACCTCGCGAGCGACGTGCGCCGCGACATCATCTACGGCCTGGAAGACATGGGCTTCGAGATCGAGGCCTCCCACCACGAGGTCGCCCGGGGCCAACACGAGATCAACTTCGAGTACGACGACGCGCTCTCGACGGCCGACAACGTCGCGACGTTCCGCACCGTTGTCCGGGCGATCGCCGCCCAGCACGATCTCCACGCGACGTTCATGCCCAAGCCGATCCCGAAGATCAACGGCTCGGGGATGCACACCCACATCTCGCTGTTCACCGAGGACGGCGAGAACGCCTTCCACGACGAGGACGACGAGTTCGACCTCTCGGAGACGGCCAAGCAGTTCACCGCGGGCATTCTCGACCACGCCGAGGCGCTCGCGGCCGTGACGAACCCGACGGTGAACTCCTACAAGCGGCTCGTCCCCGGCTACGAGGCACCCGTCTACGTCGCCTGGTCCGACCGCAACCGCTCGGCGCTCATCCGCAAGCCGGCCGCGCGCGTGCCGGCCGCCTCCCGCATCGAGGCGCGCTTCCCCGACCCGTCGTGTAACCCGTATCTCGCGTTCGCGGCGCTCATCCACGCCGGCCTCGACGGCATCGAACGCGGCCTCGACTGCGACGACCCCGTCCGCGAGAACATCTACGAGTTCGACGAGGCCAAGCGCGAGGAGTACGGCATCACCACGCTGCCGTCGAACCTCGGCGAGGCGCTCGACGCGCTGGAGGAGGACGAGGTCGTGCTCGACGCGCTGGGCGGACACGTCTCCGAGAAGTTCGTCGAGGCGAAGTCGGCCGAGTACGACGACTACCGCGTCGACGTCTCCGACTGGGAGCTGGACCGCTACCTCGAGACGTTCTGATCGGCCGGCGAGCACCGCTTCGAGGTATTTTCTTTTTCGCCGTCGCGACGCTCCGTCTGCGAGACGGTGAGCCGTCGCCGCGTGGTCCTCGGGTTCGGGACCGGTACCGAGTCGGCCGGCTACTCGACGCGCCCGGTCGCGTCCGCGTCGCGCTCGGAGCCCTCCCCGGAGGAGGCCTCCGTCTCGGCTCCCGCGTCCGCCTCAGCTCCTGCATCCGTCTCAGCTCCTGCATCCGTCTCAGCTCCTGCATCCGTCTCAGTCTCCGCTTCCGCGATCAGTTCGGACACGTCGTCCCCGTCGTTCGCCTCGCCGTCCGGCGTCTCGCCTGCTCCCCGGCGAACTCGGTCGACGACCGTCGGCCACGCGACGATGAGCGCGACGGCGGCGAACGACAGCGGCGCGACCGCGAGCAGTCGGTACGGCGTCGTGTCGGGCACGACGCCGAAGACGTACGGGAGCCCCGCCGTGGTGACGCCGTACGCGCCGCCGAACAGCGCGAGGATGCCGACGAGCCCGGCGGCGACGCCGACGCCGCCGACGGGCGCTGACTCCGTGCCGCGGAGCCGCCAGACGGCGTAGCCGCCGAACCCGCCGCCGGCGGCGATCCCGGCTTCCAGCACCTCGCCGCCGTGGCCGCCGGCGGCCGCGACCGCGCACGCGACGACGCCGAGCACGCCGGCGAGGAAGAACGCCCGGTCCGGGTGGGGGCGAAAGCCCGAGCGTGCGACCCGCTGGAACGCGACCAGGCCGACGACGCCGACGGCGACGCCGACGGCGACGTCGGCGAGGTAGTGGACGCCGAGCACGACCCGGGTGGTCGCGACGACTCCCACGAACGCGGCCGCGGCGCGGAGGCGGTCGCGTCGCCGTCCCACGTCGAGGAACGTCGCGAGCCCGCCGTACACCATCGTCGAGGCGACCGCGTGGCCCGAGGGGAACCCGAAGCCGTCGCCGGTGGCGGCGTCGACGAACGCGAGTTCGA
This window encodes:
- the lrp gene encoding HTH-type transcriptional regulator Lrp codes for the protein MTYENLDAKLVNALLGSGRASLRSLGEDLDVSVTTVSNHLRDLEDEGVIEGYTPRVNYGRLGYDVTAIVQLKVEGSALPEIVDRLREQKQMTSVYEVTGDYDVIAIGKFRDTDEMNEGIKGLLADQDIRETNTSVVLNSVVENAQFDLDVEE
- a CDS encoding phosphatase PAP2 family protein, which encodes MLARGFLAGSTAAVPDWLVAAAAVLTQLGDAWFVYLGLALLYWLGDRRLAANPRRVGATLIAVALGALAIVVGLKSLFALPRPPGAAEATAPAWLPGLLELAFVDAATGDGFGFPSGHAVASTMVYGGLATFLDVGRRRDRLRAAAAFVGVVATTRVVLGVHYLADVAVGVAVGVVGLVAFQRVARSGFRPHPDRAFFLAGVLGVVACAVAAAGGHGGEVLEAGIAAGGGFGGYAVWRLRGTESAPVGGVGVAAGLVGILALFGGAYGVTTAGLPYVFGVVPDTTPYRLLAVAPLSFAAVALIVAWPTVVDRVRRGAGETPDGEANDGDDVSELIAEAETETDAGAETDAGAETDAGAEADAGAETEASSGEGSERDADATGRVE
- the glnA gene encoding type I glutamate--ammonia ligase; translated protein: MTDANTKPDGGLTAVEQDVIDEIDEKGIDFLRLQFTDIIGTVKNVSVPASQAEKAFTEGIYFDGSSINGFVRIQESDMRLKPDPETFSVLPWRTRPGEEGGAARLICDVIDTSTGEPFEGDPRRVLKNALDRAEEMGYEVNAAPEPEFFLFEEDEDGRATTDTGDHGGYFDLAPKDLASDVRRDIIYGLEDMGFEIEASHHEVARGQHEINFEYDDALSTADNVATFRTVVRAIAAQHDLHATFMPKPIPKINGSGMHTHISLFTEDGENAFHDEDDEFDLSETAKQFTAGILDHAEALAAVTNPTVNSYKRLVPGYEAPVYVAWSDRNRSALIRKPAARVPAASRIEARFPDPSCNPYLAFAALIHAGLDGIERGLDCDDPVRENIYEFDEAKREEYGITTLPSNLGEALDALEEDEVVLDALGGHVSEKFVEAKSAEYDDYRVDVSDWELDRYLETF
- a CDS encoding aminopeptidase — translated: MDPRIREHAETIVEHSIELEAGDDLVIQLPGEAEDLAVALHEYAGDIGANPVLLNNSQRAERAYLRAREEDFELPDHELALYEEADAFVIARSGGNVSEKADVDPETTADYTRARRPVQKVRLSKTWCLTQFPTQAHAQLAGMSTEEYENFVYDAVSLDWEEQAEFQRQMVELIDDAEEVRIRSGEETDITMSVAGNTALNDDGKANLPGGEVFTAPVKDSVNGEVYFDLPLYRQGREIEGVRLTFEDGRVEAFSAERNEDVLEGVFNTDENARYLGELGIGMNRAIDRFTYNMLFDEKMGDTVHMAVGSAYPETVGEGNEVNESAEHVDMIVDMSEDSVIELDGEVVQRDGTFTFEEREV